From the genome of Bombus pascuorum chromosome 2, iyBomPasc1.1, whole genome shotgun sequence, one region includes:
- the LOC132916361 gene encoding esterase FE4-like, whose protein sequence is MSKLLVTVKEGKLKGTVLKSALGLSYIAFRGIPFAAPPIGNLRFKDPQPPASWTGIKDTSEDTKYICPQLQEVPPFDIIGNEDCLYLNVYTNSLNQSKPVMFWIHGGAFLLGNASFHESRPDYLLAKDVVVVSANYRLGAFGFLNLGHRVAPGNLGLKDLIIALEWVKENIANFGGDPHNVTIFGVSAGGTLVHSLLVSPRAKGLFHKAILQSGTLTCPWTNAEIENGSESGFKLASLLGKDSNDPVEVFEFLRTVSAEDIVKAQIILLSPEREKASVLPFIPNSDEVAENPVLPEPIEQLIAKEADVPVIISYTAHEYLMIIKDKSETLISAFNQYLYSHVKNLGSLKKLGDAEIKKLFELVKNQYFGGKPISVENLSEFSELLSLINFGIPAMLLLEDRVKRTTVPSYLCVFSYVGSEKTPTDLLVTRQISGASHTDDVAYLLYLPNCKTENPDPPAIGTKDRITLERMTRMWTNFARTGNPTSVKDEFVNVTWKPATREDLCYLKIDDELQLLPISPHLLSSK, encoded by the exons ATGAGCAAACTGTTAGTAACTGTGAAGGAAGGAAAATTGAAAGGCACAGTATTGAAAAGTGCCCTAGGATTATCATATATCGCTTTCAGAGGGATACCTTTCGCTGCTCCTCCTATCGGAAATCTTAGATTTAAG GATCCTCAACCACCTGCATCATGGACTGGTATCAAGGATACATCCGAAGACACGAAATACATTTGCCCACAATTGCAAGAAGTTCCACCTTTCGATATTATTGGCAACGAAGATTGTCTTTATTTGAATGTTTACACGAATTCTCTTAATCAATCGAAGCCAGTTATGTTCTGGATTCATGGAGGGGCATTCCTGCTAGGAAATGCGAGTTTCCACGAATCGAGGCCTGATTATTTACTCGCCAAAGATGTTGTAGTTGTCTCAGCTAACTACAGGCTTGGCGCATTCG gatttttaaatttggGTCATCGAGTCGCGCCAGGAAATCTGGGCCTGAAAGATTTGATCATAGCTTTAGAGTGGGTGAAGGAAAATATTGCCAACTTTGGCGGAGATCCCCATAATGTTACGATTTTTGGAGTTAGCGCTGGAGGAACTTTAGTGCATTCCTTACTCGTATCGCCTCGGGCGAAAG GACTCTTTCACAAAGCGATTTTGCAGAGTGGCACATTGACGTGCCCTTGGACAAATGCTGAGATTGAAAATGGTTCCGAAAGCGGTTTTAAACTTGCCTCGCTTCTTGGCAAGGATTCTAACGATCCTGTCGAAGTTTTTGAATTTCTACGAACAGTGTCCGCCGAGGACATCGTAAAAGCccaaattatacttttatctCCGGAG AGAGAGAAGGCCAGTGTCCTACCTTTTATACCCAACAGTGACGAGGTGGCGGAAAATCCTGTTTTACCAGAACCGATCGAACAATTAATTGCAAAAGAAGCAGATGTGCCTGTGATAATCAGTTACACGGCACACGAATATTTGATGATCATAAAAG ATAAGAGCGAAACATTAATAAGTGCTTTCAACCAGTATCTCTATAGTCACGTGAAAAATTTGGGATCATTGAAGAAATTAGGGGAtgccgaaataaaaaaattgttcgagttggtaaaaaatcaatatttcggTGGGAAACCGATCAGCGTGGAAAACTTAAGCGAATTTTCAGAATTACTCAGTCTTATTAATTTCGGCATTCCCGCGATGTTGTTGTTAGAGGATCGGGTGAAAAGAACGACCGTGCCTAGTTATCTTTGTGTATTTTCATACGTTGGCAGTGAGAAAACCCCTACGGATCTCCTAGTAACACGACAGATTTCTG GAGCGTCTCATACCGACGATGTCGCGTATTTGCTATACTTACCTAATTGTAAAACTGAAAATCCTGATCCACCAGCGATTGGTACAAAGGACAGGATTACGTTAGAAAGAATGACTAGAATGTGGACCAATTTTGCTAGAACTGG GAATCCCACCTCAGTGAAGGATGAGTTTGTCAACGTCACTTGGAAGCCTGCAACGAGGGAGGATctgtgttatttaaaaattgacgACGAGTTACAGTTGCTGCCTATTTCACCGCATCTTTTATCCTCTAAGTAG
- the LOC132916178 gene encoding LOW QUALITY PROTEIN: chitinase-3-like protein 1 (The sequence of the model RefSeq protein was modified relative to this genomic sequence to represent the inferred CDS: inserted 2 bases in 1 codon; deleted 1 base in 1 codon), which produces MRLRYLSELGDISSPLRFVNCDIPIPAATSRASKDVVCRYLSYIHTCVNLKMLKALFLIAFMAYATANNTTDKKIVCYYGSWSAYRPGLGRFEPTDIDPTLCTHIIYTFIGISEDGNIRILDKWMDLPSGRDGYGKFTRLRQLNPELKALIAIGGWNEGSSKYSRVFANPIKRARFIRSVIRFLQMYDFDGLDVDWEYPNQRGGNPADIQNYVTLLKELREEFDEYDYILSVAVGATENSASKSYDISQMAQYPHLINLMVYDLNGPWNDFAAVNAPLYPSSQESGKQAKLNMHQSVEYWLEQGAPADKLVVGVPAYGRSFTLANSLENGVGSETIGPGKAGPYTREGGMLGYNEICVYIQRGWTVQREPEQRVPYAFKGNQWVGYDDTISIEEKAKYVMSKGLAGMMIWSIETDDFNGVCGDKYPLLRTINMALNGYIPITAPSXVVETKLPTLSSSDSACTQEDYVRDPKNCSIFYYYRHVRNKYLVNTFHCISGIVFDKTFNGCNYGYEM; this is translated from the exons ATGCGTTTAAGATACTTGTCGGAGTTAGGTGATATATCAAGTCCCTTACGCTTTGTGAACTGTGACATACCGATACCGGCTGCGACAAGT cGAGCAAGTAAAGACGTCGTTTGTCGCTATTTGTCTTACATACACACCTGTGTCAATTTAaag ATGTTGAAGGCGTTGTTCCTGATTGCTTTTATGGCGTATGCCACTGCGAACAACACGACCGATA AGAAAATCGTTTGCTACTATGGTAGCTGGTCAGCTTATCGTCCTGGACTTGGAAGATTCGAACCAACCGATATAGATCCCACTCTATGCACTCATATAATCTATACTTTCATTGGTATCTCTGAGGATGGTAACATCAGAATATTGGATAAGTGGATGGATCTGCCAAGCGGTAGAGATGGTTATGGAAAATTCACCAGACTTCGTCAACTGAATCCAGAACTGAAAGCTTTGATAGCGATAGGTGGTTGGAACGAAGGTTCCTCCAAGTATTCCAGGGTTTTCGCGAATCCTATAAAACGCGCGCGATTCATCCGGAGCGTGATTAGATTTTTGCAGATGTACGATTTCGACGGTTTGGACGTCGATTGGGAATATCCGAACCAACGTGGTGGCAATCCAGCAGACATACAGAACTATGTCACGTTGTTGAAGGAGCTGAGAGAAGAATTCGACGAATACGATTACATTCTCAGCGTGGCGGTTGGTGCTACTGAAAACTCGGCTTCTAAATCTTATGACATTTCACAAATGGCGCAATATCCTCACTTAATTAATTTGATGGTGTACGACTTGAATGGACCGTGGAACGATTTCGCAGCGGTTAACGCTCCTCTATATCCGTCCTCTCAGGAATCTGGGAAACAAGCTAAGCTCAACATG CATCAGTCTGTTGAATATTGGCTTGAACAAGGTGCACCAGCTGACAAGCTCGTTGTTGGTGTTCCTGCTTACGGTAGATCCTTCACCTTGGCAAATTCCTTGGAGAATGGCGTAGGTTCTGAAACCATTGGTCCTGGAAAAGCTGGTCCTTACACGCGAGAAGGTGGTATGCTTGGCTACAACGAGATCTGCGTATATATTCAACGAGGATGGACGGTGCAACGCGAACCTGAACAACGTGTACCTTACGCTTTCAAGGGCAACCAATGGGTTGGATACGATGATACTAT ATCTATTGAAGAGAAGGCCAAGTACGTCATGTCTAAGGGACTTGCTGGTATGATGATATGGAGCATCGAAACCGATGACTTCAACGGTGTATGTGGTGATAAGTATCCGCTTCTACGCACCATAAATATGGCGTTGAATGGATATATTCCAATTACTGCTCCTTC CGTGGTCGAAACTAAACTACCAACACTATCGTCATCGGATTCTGCATGCACGCAGGAAGACTATGTTCGAGATccaaaaaattgttcaata TTTTACTATTATCGACACGTACGCAACAAATATCTggtaaatacatttcattgCATTTCTGGAATTGTATTTGATAAAACGTTCAACGGTTGCAATTATGGATATGAGATGTAA